One window of the Rhodococcus sovatensis genome contains the following:
- a CDS encoding DUF4012 domain-containing protein yields MTAPFVDIAGPDVIGVPGGMSEMSTSAHSYSLTLDEGTVRLMGKGRPSSYDAYGGWTDTSSRRNRERRRRRSSARQRRHPVRRRILIGCGIGVVVVVALLGWLGYTAKTAYSDLNIAKNSASAARESVTSGNPDNAMKQAAEAVEASASAKQAADSPIWRLAAAVPFLGNPLDSVTQIIDVVDGLAKNVLEPAVQLGPVLDPSQLQSPDGRIDVQVLRDATPTLVAIADSADELKAQADAIPESSSISQIDDARVQLQQQVTDLASLLANTRIAAEVMPSMIGADGPRNYFMAFQTNAESRGTGGLIGGFAILSAVDGRVQVDDLASNKELSRNYDPIDLGPDFYKAYEQRFQATQNWQNSNVSPHFPYAGQIWQSMWQQETGQVIDGAIATDPVALSYILEVVGAVKLADGEVIDADNVVRITQSDAYFRFQDDQIARKQYLQNIAAAVVAKMQGDIKSPSALLDAIGKAASEGHLAIWSADPEIQRILGPTKVGHEVPDTAAPYAAVVVNNGAGGKLDYYLDRSVTYSGGSCEGTTRPTKVTASITNRAPAQDYPVYVAGRQNDSTRYDGPPGTNRSIVTLYATQGAVLKKATLNGSSLFLLGGGFERGHPIYYVPVVTEPGQTNVIEYEFEEPVAAGEPQAPIQPQTGDAESVVEVPIC; encoded by the coding sequence GTGACAGCGCCTTTCGTCGATATAGCCGGCCCCGACGTCATCGGTGTTCCAGGTGGCATGTCCGAGATGTCAACGTCCGCTCACTCTTATAGTCTGACGCTCGACGAAGGGACCGTTCGACTCATGGGCAAAGGCAGACCGTCCAGTTACGACGCTTACGGCGGCTGGACCGACACATCGAGTCGGCGCAACCGCGAACGACGCCGGCGCCGCAGTTCCGCACGCCAACGGCGCCATCCTGTGCGTCGGCGCATTTTGATTGGGTGCGGCATCGGCGTCGTTGTTGTGGTGGCGCTCCTGGGGTGGCTCGGCTACACCGCAAAAACCGCCTACTCGGATCTGAACATTGCCAAGAACTCCGCATCGGCGGCACGTGAGTCCGTGACTTCAGGAAACCCGGACAATGCCATGAAGCAGGCGGCAGAAGCAGTCGAGGCATCGGCAAGCGCGAAGCAAGCCGCCGATTCACCCATTTGGCGTCTTGCGGCGGCTGTTCCGTTCCTTGGCAATCCACTCGACTCGGTAACGCAGATCATCGACGTGGTCGACGGGCTGGCGAAGAACGTGCTGGAACCCGCTGTGCAGTTGGGGCCCGTCCTCGATCCCAGCCAGCTTCAGTCCCCCGACGGTCGAATCGATGTTCAGGTGCTGCGTGACGCAACGCCAACTCTCGTAGCGATCGCTGACTCCGCCGATGAACTGAAAGCTCAGGCCGACGCCATTCCTGAGTCCTCATCCATCAGCCAGATCGACGACGCTCGTGTGCAACTACAACAGCAGGTGACCGACCTGGCCAGCCTATTGGCAAACACAAGGATCGCCGCTGAGGTCATGCCGTCGATGATCGGTGCAGACGGCCCGCGTAACTACTTCATGGCGTTCCAGACAAACGCGGAATCACGTGGAACCGGCGGCCTCATCGGCGGATTCGCCATTCTGTCAGCCGTCGATGGGCGGGTCCAAGTCGACGATCTGGCAAGCAACAAAGAACTTTCCAGGAACTACGACCCCATCGATCTCGGCCCCGACTTCTACAAGGCCTACGAACAACGATTCCAGGCAACGCAGAACTGGCAGAACAGCAATGTAAGCCCCCACTTTCCCTACGCGGGGCAGATCTGGCAATCGATGTGGCAACAAGAAACCGGACAGGTCATCGACGGTGCGATCGCTACGGATCCTGTCGCGTTGAGTTACATCCTCGAGGTCGTCGGCGCGGTCAAACTCGCCGATGGCGAAGTTATCGATGCCGACAACGTCGTTCGAATCACGCAGTCGGACGCCTACTTCCGGTTCCAAGACGACCAGATTGCACGCAAACAGTATCTACAGAACATTGCGGCGGCAGTGGTTGCCAAGATGCAAGGCGACATCAAATCACCGTCCGCGCTACTCGACGCGATCGGTAAAGCAGCTAGCGAAGGGCACCTTGCAATATGGAGTGCTGACCCTGAGATTCAACGAATCCTCGGACCGACCAAAGTCGGCCACGAAGTGCCCGATACAGCGGCCCCCTACGCAGCGGTCGTCGTCAACAACGGTGCAGGTGGCAAGCTCGACTACTACCTGGACCGGTCAGTCACCTACTCCGGCGGCTCCTGCGAGGGCACGACGCGGCCCACCAAGGTCACTGCATCGATCACCAACAGAGCTCCGGCACAAGACTATCCGGTCTATGTTGCAGGCCGCCAGAACGACTCGACTCGCTATGACGGACCGCCTGGAACCAATCGGTCGATCGTCACCTTGTACGCGACACAGGGCGCAGTGTTGAAGAAGGCGACTCTCAACGGCTCGTCGCTGTTCCTTCTCGGCGGCGGCTTCGAACGCGGGCACCCCATCTACTACGTTCCGGTCGTCACCGAGCCAGGTCAGACGAACGTCATCGAGTACGAGTTCGAGGAGCCAGTCGCGGCGGGAGAACCGCAGGCACCGATCCAGCCGCAGACTGGGGACGCCGAATCGGTCGTTGAGGTGCCTATCTGCTAG
- a CDS encoding alpha/beta hydrolase — MGVLVSQLRSWTPQALVAVAADVGSINDDFDDRLSQMERSTDEALSDWEGDAAAAALARSLSDRIVGTHIVTAVAAVSETFGQAASKLVAVRDPALRIVDSAIAEGFTVEDSGTVIAPSSSTGDAMIDMLMQSSFDEKARIFQASLIPLLESAAEVDRACAVSLADAMSDLADITTASPAASLYSPEVRAILDGSAFLPEDPVALAEFWDQLSPAEKDGLAAWDPTIGNRDGLPAIDKSRYNEELLQTLSANADANVDDIEARHPDWLKGENLPPTQGIISDEDSDRQRELDRWLEERAAAEKTAFGYREVRTQLDKDGVPRYLMNIDAEGRGAIALNNPDSAGHVATYIPGTSSGLPSLGGDMDRAGNLLDAANSENGGRNSVVTWVGYNAPPEIHNAGSSEYAAAGAPRLDSFQDGLRAAHDGAPSVNTVIGHSYGSTVIGHAMSEGNSLDADRVIFVGSPGVGNGIDGVEDLRLDSVDPSSNHERIFATAAATDPVTWIGGAADTVAEAGSVIGLPGDISLIHGPDPTSSSFGATVFETDPGPSIDIGGMDFGVSPSTHSDYFLINNPGLEEMGRIIAGTR; from the coding sequence ATGGGTGTGCTGGTTTCCCAGCTGCGGTCGTGGACGCCGCAGGCGCTGGTCGCAGTCGCGGCTGACGTCGGGTCGATCAACGACGATTTCGACGACCGCCTGTCCCAGATGGAACGCAGCACCGACGAAGCCTTGTCGGATTGGGAAGGCGACGCGGCCGCTGCTGCATTGGCCCGTTCTCTGTCCGACCGGATCGTCGGGACCCACATCGTCACTGCCGTCGCCGCTGTCTCCGAGACATTCGGACAGGCCGCTAGCAAACTTGTAGCTGTGCGAGATCCAGCACTGAGAATCGTCGATTCCGCAATCGCAGAGGGCTTCACCGTCGAGGATTCCGGCACGGTCATCGCCCCGTCCAGTTCTACTGGGGATGCCATGATCGACATGCTCATGCAGTCGAGCTTCGATGAAAAGGCCAGAATCTTCCAAGCCAGCCTCATCCCTCTTCTCGAGTCTGCAGCAGAAGTCGATCGCGCGTGCGCTGTAAGCCTTGCCGACGCCATGTCCGACCTCGCCGATATCACCACTGCCTCACCTGCTGCATCCTTGTACTCGCCCGAGGTCCGAGCAATCCTCGACGGGAGTGCATTCCTGCCCGAGGATCCGGTGGCGCTCGCCGAGTTCTGGGACCAGCTGTCACCGGCCGAGAAAGACGGGCTTGCGGCCTGGGACCCCACCATCGGCAATCGTGACGGACTGCCCGCGATCGACAAGTCCCGCTACAACGAAGAACTGCTGCAGACGTTGTCCGCCAACGCCGATGCGAATGTCGACGACATCGAGGCCCGCCATCCTGACTGGTTGAAGGGCGAGAACCTCCCTCCAACCCAAGGAATTATCAGCGATGAGGACAGCGACAGGCAGCGCGAATTGGACCGGTGGCTCGAAGAGAGGGCCGCAGCCGAGAAAACCGCCTTCGGATACCGCGAGGTTCGGACACAGCTCGACAAGGACGGGGTGCCGCGCTACCTGATGAATATCGATGCTGAGGGCCGCGGTGCCATCGCCCTCAACAATCCCGACAGCGCAGGCCACGTCGCTACCTACATCCCCGGGACGAGCTCGGGGTTGCCGTCACTGGGAGGTGACATGGATCGTGCAGGCAACCTTCTCGACGCCGCAAACAGTGAAAACGGTGGGCGCAATTCTGTCGTCACATGGGTTGGCTACAACGCCCCACCCGAAATTCACAATGCAGGATCTTCCGAGTACGCCGCGGCGGGCGCACCACGCCTGGACAGTTTCCAAGACGGCCTGCGGGCAGCGCACGACGGCGCACCGTCGGTCAATACCGTGATCGGACACAGTTACGGCAGTACCGTCATCGGGCACGCGATGAGCGAAGGCAATTCGCTCGACGCCGACCGCGTCATCTTCGTCGGAAGTCCGGGCGTCGGAAACGGTATCGACGGGGTGGAAGACCTCAGACTCGATAGCGTCGACCCGTCGTCGAATCATGAACGCATTTTCGCAACGGCGGCGGCGACGGACCCGGTAACGTGGATCGGCGGCGCGGCTGACACTGTGGCCGAAGCAGGTTCGGTGATCGGGCTTCCCGGTGACATCAGCCTCATACACGGGCCCGACCCGACCAGCTCGTCCTTCGGCGCGACAGTCTTCGAGACCGACCCAGGTCCGAGCATCGATATCGGCGGCATGGACTTCGGGGTCTCGCCGTCCACTCACAGCGACTACTTCCTCATCAACAACCCGGGACTGGAAGAAATGGGCAGAATCATTGCGGGCACGAGGTAA
- a CDS encoding dTDP-4-dehydrorhamnose 3,5-epimerase yields MSFRELKIAGAYEYTPRQFGDDRGVFFEWFKSSAFTDAVGRPLTLEQANCSVSAAGVLRGIHFTDTPPGQAKYVTAVTGAFLDVIVDLRVGSPTFGQWDSVLIDDVDRRAVYLPEGLGHAILSLEDGSTVMYLCSIEYTPSLDRDIDPLDPDLGIDWPTLARDGSPLEYQLSDKDRAAPSLADAIAAGYLPKYQG; encoded by the coding sequence ATGAGTTTTCGTGAGTTGAAGATCGCTGGCGCCTACGAGTACACCCCGCGTCAGTTCGGTGACGATCGTGGTGTGTTCTTCGAGTGGTTCAAATCCTCGGCGTTCACCGATGCGGTCGGTCGGCCCTTGACGTTGGAGCAGGCGAATTGTTCGGTCTCCGCGGCCGGGGTTCTGCGTGGGATCCATTTCACCGACACCCCGCCTGGGCAGGCGAAGTACGTCACCGCGGTGACCGGTGCCTTCCTGGATGTGATCGTGGACCTGCGGGTGGGTTCGCCGACGTTCGGGCAGTGGGACAGTGTGCTCATCGACGATGTCGATCGGCGTGCGGTGTATCTGCCGGAAGGGTTGGGGCATGCGATCTTGTCGCTCGAGGACGGATCGACGGTGATGTACCTGTGCTCGATCGAGTACACCCCGTCCCTGGACCGCGACATCGATCCGTTGGATCCGGATCTGGGTATCGACTGGCCGACCCTCGCACGCGACGGATCCCCGCTCGAGTATCAACTCTCCGACAAGGACCGAGCGGCACCCTCACTTGCGGACGCCATCGCCGCCGGCTATCTGCCGAAGTACCAGGGCTGA